In a genomic window of Prochlorococcus marinus subsp. marinus str. CCMP1375:
- a CDS encoding alpha/beta hydrolase → MGKELFSFNSEIASHRLILLHGWGADAEDLIPLGQILLKEMEKNIELISLRAPCLHPQGAGRQWYGLFPSNWVEAEQATQDLRIRLNKLASSKIPLEKTVLLGFSQGGAMALAAGASLPLAGLVGCSAYPHPGLRANNNSPPVFLSHGKLDEVVPVNQSKQLFNLFNQKTDLVELHLFDGAHEIPNELIKNIQIFLDKCIK, encoded by the coding sequence ATGGGAAAAGAACTTTTTTCTTTTAATTCTGAAATTGCTAGTCATAGATTGATTTTGCTTCATGGCTGGGGTGCTGATGCAGAGGATTTAATCCCTTTAGGACAAATCTTGTTGAAAGAAATGGAAAAGAATATTGAATTAATTTCTCTGCGAGCGCCTTGTTTACATCCCCAAGGTGCTGGCAGGCAGTGGTATGGGCTGTTCCCTTCAAATTGGGTTGAAGCTGAACAAGCAACTCAGGATCTTCGTATCCGTTTGAATAAATTAGCTTCATCTAAAATTCCATTAGAAAAAACTGTACTTCTTGGCTTTTCGCAAGGGGGTGCAATGGCTCTAGCTGCAGGAGCGAGTTTGCCATTGGCAGGATTAGTGGGATGTAGTGCTTACCCTCATCCAGGTTTAAGAGCTAATAACAATTCACCACCTGTATTTTTAAGTCATGGAAAATTAGATGAAGTTGTTCCAGTTAATCAATCTAAGCAATTATTTAATTTATTTAATCAAAAAACAGATTTAGTAGAGCTTCATCTTTTTGATGGTGCTCATGAAATTCCAAATGAACTAATAAAAAATATTCAAATATTCTTAGATAAATGTATTAAATAA